TTTTCCGTTGCCCCGGCCAGTGCCCACTTGGTGGAGTTCGGCGGTGTTCGACGTGAAGTGGGAACGGCCACTGCACCAAGCCCCCGGGACGGTCCGGCCGGCGATCGCTCCCGGCCGGGTGGTCGTGCACGAGCGGGGCACCCGGTTGGTGTGCCTCGACGCCGTGGACGGGTCGGTGCGGTGGGACGTGCCGATCGGGACGTGGCCGCGCGCGATCGTGATCGCGGGCGCGCGGTGCCTGGTGTTGCCGCAGCTCCCCCGGGAGTTGGTGTGCCTGGACCTGGACACCGGGCGGCGCGAGTGGACCGTCGAGCTGGACGGCTTCGTCGGGCACCTGGTCGTCGCGGGTGGTGTCGTGCTGGCCGGCGGGTGGCGCGGGTACCGGCCGGTGCGGTTGTACGACGTCGAGAGTGGACGGCTGCTGGCCACGGCGGACGTGCACACCGTGCGGCCCGCGGTGGTGGACGGCGGGTTCCTGACCGGCACACCCGGTGGCACCGAGGTGCGGTTGCTGGACGGGCGTGACCTCTCGGCGGTGGCCGCGTGGACACTGCCGGAGCCCCTGGCCGACCCGGACCACCGACGCGCGTTCACGCCGGTCGGGGGCCGGTTCCTGGTGCGGTGCGGACGGCGTGGGTTCGCGGAGGTGGGCCGGCCGGAGGTGGTCGCCCACGCCGATCACGACCTGACCTCGGACGCGCCGCACGTCGTCGGAGGCCGGGTGTGGCTGCGCGAACGGCTCGGCTACACGACCGTGGCGGACGGCCGGGTCGGGTGGCGGTTCGCCGAGGTCGGCCAGACGCTGGTCGGCCGGGTGCAGCCGGCGGGCGAGGGCTTCCTGGTCCCCGGCGGGGCCGGAACCCTGTTCCACCTGGACCGCGACGGGCAGGTGCGGGAACGCGTCCAGGTCGGGCGGCGGATCTCCGCCGTGCGGGAACACGGGCCGGACGGGTTGCTGGTTCTCACGAAGGGCACCCTGCTCGCCCTCGGTTCTCGGCTAGGTTGAAGCCGGGGTTGAGGAGGGGGAAGTCGTGAAGGCGAGCGGCAGCCTGTTCGGGTTGGCTTACGGGGACGCGTTGGGGGCGGCGACGGAGTTCCTGTCCGTGGCCGAGATCGAGCAGCGGTTCGGGCCGGGCGGTCCGTCCGACCTGGAAGGGCAACCCGCCAAGGTCACCGACGACACGCAGATGACGTTGGCGGTGGCGCGGGCCTTGGCGGACGTGGTGCCGTGGCCGGAGCCGGTCGAGGCGGCGTTGCGGCAGCACTTCGTGGACTGGTGGCAGGACCCCGAGAACAACCGCGCGCCCGGCCTGACCTGCCTGGAAGCGTGCGAGCGGCTGGCGACCGGGTTGGCGTGGACGGAGGCGAGCCGCCGCCGGTCGAAGGGGTGCGGCGCCAACATGCGGGTCGCGCCGGTCGGGCTGGTGCACGGGTGGGAGGACCGGACGCGGGCCGTCGTCGCCCAGTTCCAGTCCGCGCTCACCCACGGCCACCCGACGGCGCTGGCGGCGTCCGAGCTGACCGCGTTCGCCGTGCACTGGCTGCGGTCGGGGATGCACCCGCGCGACCTGCCCACCGCCCTGCGCACCCGGGCCCACGAGCAGCGCACCACCTACCACGGCGACTGGCTGGCAGACCTGTGGACCGGCCCCGCCGCGACCACACCGGAGGACTTCATCGCCCGCGGCTGGGACGAGTGCCTGCGCGTCCTGGACAACCTCGACACCGCCCTGGCCCACCCCGACCCGGCCGAGGACCCGTGCCGAGCCACGGGCGAGGGCTGGGTGGCCGAGGAAGCCCTGGGCACGGCCCTGCACTGCTTCCTGCTGTTCCCCGACGACCCGGTCCGCGTCCTGCGCCGCGCTGCCACCACGTCCGGCGACTCCGACTCGATCGCCTGCCTGGCCGGGGCGTTCGCGGGCGCGTACCACGGCTTCGAGGCGTGGCCGGAGGACTGGTCGCACCGCATCGAGTACGGCACCGAACTCGCCCACTTCGGCCGGCTCTGGGACTAGGGTCGGGGTCGACATGACCCGACTCGACCGCGCTCTTCTCTCCCTGGACGGACTCTCCGTAGGCGACGCCCTCGGCGCGCAGTTCTTCACCACCACCCCGGCCGCGACCACACCGTGGCCGTGGACCGACGACACCCAACTCGCGTGCCTGCTGGTCGCCGAGCTGCGCGACCACGGCGAGGTCGACCAGGACCGGCTGGCGGCGTCGTTCGCCGAGCACCACGACCCGTACCGGGGCTACGGTCCGGGCGCGGTGGTCGTGCTGCGGCGCATCCGGGACGGCGTGCCGTGGCAGGTCGCCGCGCGGGAGTCGTTCGGCGGCGAGGGTTCCTGCGGCAACGGCGCGGCGATGCGGGTCGCGCCGCTGGGCGCGTACTTCGCCGACGACCTGGACGCCGTTGTGGCGCAAGCGATCCGGTCCGCCGAGGTGACCCACCCGCACCCGGAGGGCGTGGCGGGGGCCGTGGCCGTCGCGGTCGCGGCTGCGGTGGACCGGGCGTCGCTGTTCGACGCCGTGCTCGACCACCTCGACGACGGCGAGGTGCGACGCGGTGTCAGCCGGGCCCGCACCCTCACCGGTCCGGTCGCCTACGCGGCCCACGAACTCGGCAACGGCGCCCGCACCACCGCCCAGGACACCGTGCCGTTCACGCTGTGGGTGGCGGCCGACCACCACGACTTCCGCGACGCGTTCTTCGCGTGCGTCGAGGCCGGCGGCGACGTGGACACGACGGCGGCGATCGTCGGCGGCATCCTCGGCACCCCGCCGCCGGACTGGCTGGCGTCCCGCGAGCCGCTGCCGGCCGACCTGCGCACGAGCCGCGATGCTCGCGACTTCCTCCCCGGAACCTCCACCTGATCTCCACAACCGTCCGGCACGGTGGAGGCGTGAACGGATTCCAGGAGTGGGTGCGGGACTTCGAGGACGAGGCGCAGCGGCGGCGGGAGGTCGGGGACCCGGACTTCGCGCGTGGTGCGGTGATGGCACCGGCGGTGGTGGCCAGTGTGCAGCGGTTCCAGGTCGGGGAGGCCGGGGACGGGGCCAACCTGATCCGCAAGGCGACCGCCGCCGGGGACGACGTCTACACGAAGGCCGTGCGGATGTTCGTCGCCGAAGAGCAGAACCACGCCCGGATGCTGGCGTTGCTGCTGCGGTCCGCCGGTGCGAAGACCCTCGACGGGCACTGGAGTGACGCCGTGTTCGTCCGGCTGCGGCGGGCGTTGGGGCTGCGGCTGGAGCTGATGGTGCTGATGATCGCGGAAGTCGTGGCGCTGGCTTACTACCGGACGCTGCGCGACGGCTCCCGCGACCCCCTGGTCTCCGAGGTCGCCGGCCGCATCCTCGCCGACGAACGCCGCCACGTCCCGTTCCACTGCCTGCGCCTGCGCGGCGAGGTCCCCCGCCCGGTGCACGCGGTCTGGTGGTTCCTGCTGCTCGGCGCGTTGGCCGCGGTGTGCTGGGACCACGGCCCCGCGTTGCGCCACCTGGGGGCGACGCGCCGCGGGTTCGCCGTGGAGGTCGCCCGGGAGTTCAAGGCCGCGCTCGCGACGACCCGCGCTCAGTCGTCGTTGCCGTTGCGCACCAGCAACTCGCTGCCGTAGTCGAGCAGGTCGTCCCAGAACGGGATCGGCCGTTCGTGGGTGTGCGTCACCGGGCCTTGCCCGCCGAAGAAGTGCAGCAGGTTCGCCCCGTACGGGATGATGTCGGTCTGGTACATCGACAGCACGGGGTAACCGAACGTGCCACGCCCACCCGGTAGGCATCGGTGGCCGGTGACGGGGATCATGCGGGGCACCGCGGCCAGGAGGGTCCGGGCCAGTTCCACGGCGTCGTCTTCGGCGTCCGGGCGCTCGCCCCACGGCTTGTACCAGAACCCGTTCTCCACCACGTCGAACAGCACGCCCTCGACCGGCCACTCCACCTGGTCGCGCAGCGCCTCGGGGTCACCGTCGCGCCAGTCCGGGAAGCCGCCGCCGGTCGGCAGCAGTTCGGCGAGGAAGGTGCGGTGGTCGTCGGCGAACTCGAAGCCGAAGCGGTCCTCCACCGCCGCGATCTCGGCGTCGGTCAGCCCCGGCTCGATGGCCACGCCGTTGCGCACGCGCGGGTTGATCAGGTTCTGCCGCAGGTGTTCGGCGACCGCCGACCCCAGTGCCGCGCCGTTCTCGAAGTCCACGGCACCAGGGTCGGCGGTCCGGAGAACGACCGCAACGCGTTTACGACCTCCGGAACAGCTTGTTGCCCAGCCACACGATCGGGTCGTAGCGGCGGTCGGCGACGCGTTCCTTCATCGGGATCAGCGCGTTGTCGGTGATCTTGATGTGTTCCGGGCAGACCTCCGTGCAGCACTTGGTGATGTTGCACAGCCCCAGCCCGTGCTCGGCCTGGGCCGCCGGCACGCGGTCGGCCTCGTCGAGCGGGTGCATCTCCAGCTCGGCCACGCGCATGAGGAAACGAGGACCCGAGAACGCCTGCTTGTTCTCCTCGTGGTCGCGGATGACGTGGCAGGTGTTCTGGCACAGGAAGCACTCGATGCACTTCCGGAACTCCTGCGACCGCTCCACGTCCACCTGGGACATGCGGTAGTCGCCCGGCGCCACGCCCTTCGGCGGCTGGAACGCCGGGATCTCCCGCGCCTTCTGGTAGTTGTACGACACGTCGGTCACGAGGTCGCGGATGACGGGGAACGTGCGCATCGGCGTCACGGTCACCACCTCGTCCTCCGCGAACACCGACATCCGGGTCATGCACAGCAGCCGCGGCCGGCCGTTGACCTCCGCCGAGCACGAGCCGCACTTGCCCGCCTTGCAGTTCCACCGCACGGCGAGGTCAGCGGCCTGCGTCGCCTGCAGCCGGTGGATGATGTCGAGGACGACCTCGCCCTCGTTCACCTCGACGGTGAAGTCCTCCAGACCTCCCCCGTCCGCATCACCGCGCCACACCCTGAACCGCCCCTGGTACCCCATCTCAGCCCTCCAGCTCCTCGGCGGTCAGGTACTTCTGCAACTCGCTGTGCTCGAACAGGGCCAACAGGTCGGACCGGATCGGGATCTGCGGCTCTTCCTCGACCGAAACGGAACCCTCGGACACCTTGCACACCAACAACTTCCGCCGCCACGACGAGTCCATGCCCGGGTAGTCGTCCCGGGTGTGACCGCCGCGGCTCTCGGTGCGCAGCAGCGCGGCCCGCGCCACGCACTCGCTGACCAGCAGCATGTTGCGCAGGTCCAACGCCAGGTGCCAGCCGGGGTTGAACTGGCGGTGCCCCTCGACGGACAGCGTCTCGGCCCGGCGCTTGAGGTCGTCGAGCCGCTTCAACGCCTGTTCCATCTCGTCGGCCCGGCGGATGATGCCGACGAGGTCGTTCATCACCTGCTGCAACTCCATGTGCAGCGTGTACGGGTTCTCCCCGCCCTCACGCGAGAACGGTTCCACCGCAACGCGTTGCGCCTCGGCGACCGCGTCCTCGGAGCAGACGGGCCGGTCGGCGAGCCCGAGGACGTAGTTCGCCGCGCCCTCGCCCGCGCGCCGCCCGAACACCAGCAGGTCGGACAGCGAGTTGCCGCCCAGCCGGTTCGAGCCGTGCATCCCGCCGGACACCTCGCCCGCCGCGAACAACCCGGGCACGGACGACGCCCCGGTGTCCGGGTCGACCTGCACGCCGCCCATGACGTAGTGGCACGTCGGCCCGACCTCCATGGGCTGCGCGGTGATGTCCACGTCCGCCAGCTCCTTGAACTGGTGGTGCATCGACGGCAGCCGCCGGGTGATCTCCTCGGCCGGCAACCGGGTCGACACGTCGAGGAACACCCCGCCGTGCTCGGTGCCGCGGCCCGCCTTGACCTCGGAGTTGATCGCCCGCGCCACCTCGTCGCGGGGCAGCAGCTCCGGCGGCCGGCGGTTGTTGTCCGGGTCGGTGTACCAGCGGTCGGCTTCCTCGGGGTTGTCGGCGTACTTGTCCTTGAACACCTCGGGGATGTAGTCGAACATGAACCGCTTGCCGTCGGAGTTGCGCAGCACGCCGCCGTCGCCTCGGACCGACTCGGTGACCAGGATGCCCTTCACCGACGGTGGCCAGACCATGCCGGTCGGGTGGAACTGGATGAACTCCATGTTGATCAGGGACGCCCCGGCGCGCAACGCCAGCGCGTGCCCGTCGCCGGTGTACTCCCACGAGTTCGAGGTCACCTTGAACGACTTGCCGATGCCGCCGGTCGCCAGCACCACCGCGGGCGCCTCGAACAGCACGAACCGGCCGGACTCGCGCCAGTAGCCGAACGCGCCGGCCACCGCGCCGTCGTCCTGCACCAGGTCGGTGACGGTGAACTCCTGGAAGACCTTCAGCCGCGACTCGTAGTCCCCGGTCGCCGCGAAGTCCTCCTGCTGCAGCGACACGACCTTCTGCTGCAACGACCGGATCAGCTCCAGGCCGGTCCGGTCGCCGACGTGCGCCAGGCGCGGGTACTCGTGGCCGCCGAAGTTGCGCTGGCTGATCCGGCCGTCCTTGGTGCGGTCGAACAGCGCGCCGTAGGTCTCCAGCTCCCACACGCGGTCCGGGGCTTCCTTGGCGTGCAACTCGGCCATGCGCCAGTTGTTCAGGAACTTCCCGCCGCGCATGGTGTCGCGGAAGTGCACCTGCCAGCTGTCGTTGGAGTTGACGTTCCCCATCGCCGCGGCGATGCCGCCCTCGGCCATCACCGTGTGCGCCTTGCCGAACAACGACTTGCACAGCACCGCCGTGCGCATCCCGTGCTCCCTAGCCTCGATCGCCGCCCGCAGACCCGCGCCACCCGCGCCGATCACGAGCACGTCGAACGAATGCCGTTCCACCTCGGGCAAAACAGGCTCCTCAGTTGATGATGCGAAGGTCGGTGATGGCGCCGGACGCGACCAGCGCGACGTAGAGGTCGGTGAGGCAGACAAAGATCAGCGACGCCCACGCCAGCTGCATGTGCTTGGCGTTGAGCTTGGAGATCTGCGTCCACATCCAGTACCGCACCGGGTGCTTGGAGAAGTGCTTGAGCCGACCGCCCGCGATGTGCCGGCACGAGTGGCACGACAGCGTGTACGCGCCCAGCAGGCCCACGTTCACCAGCAGCACGATGTTGCCCAGCCCGAGACCGGTGGTCAGCGCGTAGAACGCGTCGTAGACGTTGATCAGCAGCAGGATCGAGGCCGCGTAGAAGAAGTAGCGGTGCAGGTTCTGCGCGATCAGCGGGAACCGGGTCTCACCGGTGTACTTGCCGTGCGGTTCGGCGACCGCGCAGGCGGGCGGGGACAGCCACGCGGCGCGGTAGTAGGCCTTGCGGTAGTAGTAGCAGGTGACCCGGAAGCCCAGCAGGAACGGGAGGATCACCACCGGCGGGGTCAGGAACCCGGGCAACTCGGGCAGCGGCCGGCCGAAGTGGGCCGCGGCCGGGAGGCACTCCTCGCTCAGGCAGGGCGAGTACATGGGCGTGAGGTACCGGTAGTCGTCCACCCAGTAGAAGTCGCCCATGAACGTGCGCACCGCCGCGTAGATCGAGATCAGCAGCAGGCCGGTGAACGTGACCAGCGGCGGGAGCCACCACCGGTCCGTTCGCAACGTGCGCTGGGCGATCTGCGCCCTCATACCTCACCTCGGTTCCACTTCGCTGTGGCGGGGACGTAAGCCGGCTCGGGAGTCGACTCGGGAAAACCGAAGCCGGCCCCCGCGTCGAGATCGCGGGGGCCGGCTCGTGGTGCGCTCAGGTGTGGCGGTAGCCACCCAGACCTTCGTCGTCGGCGTCGTGCCAGAGCTTCGGGTCGTACGGCGTGTCGGGCACGACGACGACCTCCCGCTCCACCCTGGGCGCCTCGCGCTGCCGGGGTGTGCTGTCCAGGTCGAGCAGCTCCGTCGCGTCGATGTCCATCCGCTCGACGTCGTTCGCGAGCCGTTGCACGGACGCGACGTCGCCGTAGCGGGACCGCAGCGAGCCGACGCACTGGCGTAGTTGGCCGAGCACTCGGCGCAGTTCCACGATCTCCGAAGCCGTCATGGGCAGCACCTCCCTTGGGGGTCCGTGTGCCGACTCTGCCCGCTTCGGGGCTCTGTGACAAGCACCACAAGTCGTCGCGTCGCGTCTCACCCACTGAATCGGTTTTGTGACGATCATGTGTCGTGACATAGTGTGGGTGCTGTCACGTCCGTCCGTGCGACGCCAGCGCTGCCGTCCCACCGGGCCCCACCACGGCCCGTGATCACCCCCGGGAGACAGCGAACCATGAGCGTGCATCCCGTCGTCGCCGAAGTGACGGCTCGCATCGCCGCCCGCAGCGCCGCCGGCCGGTCCGCCTACCTCGACAAACTCGCCGCGGCCCACACCG
This DNA window, taken from Saccharothrix variisporea, encodes the following:
- a CDS encoding ADP-ribosylglycohydrolase family protein, with product MTRLDRALLSLDGLSVGDALGAQFFTTTPAATTPWPWTDDTQLACLLVAELRDHGEVDQDRLAASFAEHHDPYRGYGPGAVVVLRRIRDGVPWQVAARESFGGEGSCGNGAAMRVAPLGAYFADDLDAVVAQAIRSAEVTHPHPEGVAGAVAVAVAAAVDRASLFDAVLDHLDDGEVRRGVSRARTLTGPVAYAAHELGNGARTTAQDTVPFTLWVAADHHDFRDAFFACVEAGGDVDTTAAIVGGILGTPPPDWLASREPLPADLRTSRDARDFLPGTST
- a CDS encoding ADP-ribosylglycohydrolase family protein, which codes for MKASGSLFGLAYGDALGAATEFLSVAEIEQRFGPGGPSDLEGQPAKVTDDTQMTLAVARALADVVPWPEPVEAALRQHFVDWWQDPENNRAPGLTCLEACERLATGLAWTEASRRRSKGCGANMRVAPVGLVHGWEDRTRAVVAQFQSALTHGHPTALAASELTAFAVHWLRSGMHPRDLPTALRTRAHEQRTTYHGDWLADLWTGPAATTPEDFIARGWDECLRVLDNLDTALAHPDPAEDPCRATGEGWVAEEALGTALHCFLLFPDDPVRVLRRAATTSGDSDSIACLAGAFAGAYHGFEAWPEDWSHRIEYGTELAHFGRLWD
- a CDS encoding fumarate reductase/succinate dehydrogenase flavoprotein subunit → MPEVERHSFDVLVIGAGGAGLRAAIEAREHGMRTAVLCKSLFGKAHTVMAEGGIAAAMGNVNSNDSWQVHFRDTMRGGKFLNNWRMAELHAKEAPDRVWELETYGALFDRTKDGRISQRNFGGHEYPRLAHVGDRTGLELIRSLQQKVVSLQQEDFAATGDYESRLKVFQEFTVTDLVQDDGAVAGAFGYWRESGRFVLFEAPAVVLATGGIGKSFKVTSNSWEYTGDGHALALRAGASLINMEFIQFHPTGMVWPPSVKGILVTESVRGDGGVLRNSDGKRFMFDYIPEVFKDKYADNPEEADRWYTDPDNNRRPPELLPRDEVARAINSEVKAGRGTEHGGVFLDVSTRLPAEEITRRLPSMHHQFKELADVDITAQPMEVGPTCHYVMGGVQVDPDTGASSVPGLFAAGEVSGGMHGSNRLGGNSLSDLLVFGRRAGEGAANYVLGLADRPVCSEDAVAEAQRVAVEPFSREGGENPYTLHMELQQVMNDLVGIIRRADEMEQALKRLDDLKRRAETLSVEGHRQFNPGWHLALDLRNMLLVSECVARAALLRTESRGGHTRDDYPGMDSSWRRKLLVCKVSEGSVSVEEEPQIPIRSDLLALFEHSELQKYLTAEELEG
- a CDS encoding ferritin-like domain-containing protein; amino-acid sequence: MNGFQEWVRDFEDEAQRRREVGDPDFARGAVMAPAVVASVQRFQVGEAGDGANLIRKATAAGDDVYTKAVRMFVAEEQNHARMLALLLRSAGAKTLDGHWSDAVFVRLRRALGLRLELMVLMIAEVVALAYYRTLRDGSRDPLVSEVAGRILADERRHVPFHCLRLRGEVPRPVHAVWWFLLLGALAAVCWDHGPALRHLGATRRGFAVEVAREFKAALATTRAQSSLPLRTSNSLP
- a CDS encoding PQQ-binding-like beta-propeller repeat protein, translating into MFDVKWERPLHQAPGTVRPAIAPGRVVVHERGTRLVCLDAVDGSVRWDVPIGTWPRAIVIAGARCLVLPQLPRELVCLDLDTGRREWTVELDGFVGHLVVAGGVVLAGGWRGYRPVRLYDVESGRLLATADVHTVRPAVVDGGFLTGTPGGTEVRLLDGRDLSAVAAWTLPEPLADPDHRRAFTPVGGRFLVRCGRRGFAEVGRPEVVAHADHDLTSDAPHVVGGRVWLRERLGYTTVADGRVGWRFAEVGQTLVGRVQPAGEGFLVPGGAGTLFHLDRDGQVRERVQVGRRISAVREHGPDGLLVLTKGTLLALGSRLG
- a CDS encoding SMI1/KNR4 family protein yields the protein MDFENGAALGSAVAEHLRQNLINPRVRNGVAIEPGLTDAEIAAVEDRFGFEFADDHRTFLAELLPTGGGFPDWRDGDPEALRDQVEWPVEGVLFDVVENGFWYKPWGERPDAEDDAVELARTLLAAVPRMIPVTGHRCLPGGRGTFGYPVLSMYQTDIIPYGANLLHFFGGQGPVTHTHERPIPFWDDLLDYGSELLVRNGNDD
- a CDS encoding succinate dehydrogenase/fumarate reductase iron-sulfur subunit, with amino-acid sequence MGYQGRFRVWRGDADGGGLEDFTVEVNEGEVVLDIIHRLQATQAADLAVRWNCKAGKCGSCSAEVNGRPRLLCMTRMSVFAEDEVVTVTPMRTFPVIRDLVTDVSYNYQKAREIPAFQPPKGVAPGDYRMSQVDVERSQEFRKCIECFLCQNTCHVIRDHEENKQAFSGPRFLMRVAELEMHPLDEADRVPAAQAEHGLGLCNITKCCTEVCPEHIKITDNALIPMKERVADRRYDPIVWLGNKLFRRS